The sequence ATTTATATTAAGATTCTGTTAAATAATAATTTTTGCTCTTATTACCCGCTGATTTTTAGTATATAATGTTAAATTGGTGGTCAATTATCAACAAAATGGAGGAAAAAAGTGTCTCATACGATTAATGACCTTATAAAGCAAATCGAAAAATTGCGGGTAGATTTGATCAAGGTTAAAGAGGGGAGAGCTTACACTGATCCTGAAGTAATTGCGGTAAGTCAGGCATTAGATGAGGTGTTGGACGAATATCAGAAATTGATGCTTAAGAATAAAACTAAATAGATAGAATTGAATCCAGGTTATTGAGTAAGGTAATTTGACTGTTAAAGCAAGGGTTAATGTCTTATGTAGGACTGGTGAGTTACACTAGATGGCATTAGACTATACATAAAAACTAATTAGGGAGGATTGAGAAAATGAAAAATAAAACAGCTTTGATTACCGGAGGCGGAACTGGGATCGGCAGGGCTATTGCATTGTTATTAGCTAAGGAGGGAGTTAATATTGCTATTAATTACTCCCGTTCGGAAGAAGATGCCATAAAGACGTGTCAAGAGATAGAGAAGCTTGGGGTTCGCAGTTTGTACTATAAGGCTGACGTATCTAAGGATGAAGAAGTTCGGGCAATGGTTGATAAAGTAGTGACTGAATTCGGAACACTGGATATTCTGGTTAATAATGCCGGAATGACTCATTTTGTTGAACACTCTGACCTAGAAGGAATGAAGGACGAGTATTGGGATGATATTTTCGGAGTTAATGTTAAAGGGATGTTTTTTTGCTGTAGAGCAGCAGCCGCAGAGTTAAAGAAAAGTAAAGGGTGTGTTATTAATATAACTTCAATAGCTGGTCTGACCGGGTTAGGAAGTTCCATCGCCTATTCCGCTTCTAAGGCCGCAGCTACCAGTGTTACTAAATCCCTGGCCCGAGTTTTAGCACCTGAGGTAAGAGTTAATGCTGTAGCTCCAGGAATTGTTCAAACTCGTTGGGTTGAAGGTAAGGATGAGCACATCACTCGTCTTGCTGCGGGAACACCCCTGGGAAGAGTTGCCGAGCCGGAGGATATTGCAGAGGTAGTGTATGCATTAATCGCCCAGGCAGGGTTTGTGACTGGACAAACAATTGTGGTTGACGGAGGAAATTTCATCTAATAATTACCTTTGCAAGCTGACTCGATTTAAGCTGGCAGAGATCTCAAGTCCTGAAAGCATTATAATGTAGGGCGGCGATAGTGTTCTTAGACATTATCGCCTTAGAAAAATACAATCATTTTGATGATGTAATTTTCTTTTCGTTTACTCTTGACAACACATTAATTATGGGTATAATAAAGTCATAAGAACACAATAACAGTAATTCAGTTCCAAAAAGTTGTTGGTCGCGTGCTAGGCAAAAGTTTTCGATTCATCGAAAGTTGGCATTGCAATCAGTCTGAAAATGCTGAATTTCGAGAATTGAAACCACCTAGACAGGTGGTTTTCCTGTTTCTCAATAAAGAAAGCTTTCCCGCAAAGTTCCTCCTATCGATCAGTCAGTCAATCGATCAATAAAGAAACATTCAGCTAGGTAGTTAGTCGTTCAGTAGTAAGGTCGTTCAGTAGATAGTCGTTTAGTTGTAAGGTCGTTCAGTAGATAGTCGTTTAGTTAGTAGGTCGTTCAGTAGATAGTCGTTTAGTTGTAAGGTCGTTCTGTAGATAGTCGTTTAGTTAGTAAGGTCGTTCGGTAGATAGTCGTTTAGTTAGTAGGTCGTTCAGTAGATAGTCGTTTAGTTAGTAAGGTCGTTCGGTAGATAGTCGTTTAGTTAGTAGGTCGTTCGGTAGATAGTCGTTTAGTTAGTAGGTCGTTCAGTAGATAGTCGTTTAGTTAGTAGGTCGTTCAGTAGATAGTCGTTTAGTTAGTAAGGTCGTTCAGTAGATAATCGTTTAGTTAGTAGGTCGTTCAGTAGATAGTCGTTTAGTTAGTAAGGTCGTTCAGTAGATAATCGTTTAGTTAGTTAGTAGTTTAGTAGTTAGTAGTTTAGTAGTTAGTAGTTAAGGTAAATTGTCAGTGATCAATAAGAGTTAGATTTTTTCGGTGATCAGTAAAGAGAATTGGAAACGGAAACTGTATAGAATTCAGGTGATTTAAGACTTACCTTATCAATGGTGAATTATAAGATTGACCGCAGTAAGTAGATCAAAGTTAACAGATAGTGGAGGATTTGTCCAGATTAGTTTCCCATACGTTACCAAGAAATGTTTAGGTGGTTTGCTTTTTAGTAGGCAGTTTCTATCCTTAAAATGTTTGAGCCTTCAGAAATATGTTTGTAAAGAGTTTTGATTAAACCAACTGGTATTTGGTTTTGGTAAAGTTTAGTTGAAGATTAATCTTGAGCCGTGTATCCATTAGTTGTGAGGAACTTTGCGGGATTATTTTAAATTGGCCACTCAATGAGTGGCCTTTTATTTTTATTTATAGTTTTAGATATGGGTACCATGTTACCTGTAGAAATAATGAGAACCGGACAGCCCCTTTATACCTTGGGGGTAACGTGGTATTATGTAGTATAATAGAACATAAAGCAAAAAATTAAGAGTTCTCAGGAGGCAAAAAACTCATAATGAAATTTCAAAATTTTTTGGAAAGTAATTTGTTTAAAAAGGGGTTGTCCTTACTTCTTTTATTTGCAATCATCATAGGGGTTCGACCTATGATGAATTTACTTCTTCTGACCTTCATGTTTTCTTTCATTTTATACGGGATTCAGAACTACATCTTTTCAAAGATTGTTAAACTAATCCCTATAAATAGAACTTGGGTAACTGTCGTAGTCTTTTCTTTTGTAGCGTCATCAATTATCTTTGGAATATACAGATATATACCCATTCTAACTAAGCAGTTAATGTTCATTGGAGTTCAGCTAAGTAATTTTGATATCAATAATTATGAGGATGCGATCAATCCGCAGTTGCGAGAAGCTATTAGCACAAGCATCCAGTCCTATGTGGTCGAAGGAGGAACATTTTTAATCCATTCAGTAACAAATATCTGGAATTTTAGTTTGAATATTTTTATTGCCTTAATTTTGAGCCTGTTTCTGATACTTGAAAAAGATAAAACTATTAGGTTCTTAAATAAGTTTGAATCCAGTAAAGCAAGCTTCGTTTACATGTATTATAAAAAATTAGGCCAAAATTTTGTGAACTCCTTTGCCAAAGTAATGGAAACACAAATTTTGATTTCCTTTATAAATTCGATTTTATCGGCGATCTTTTTGAGTTTGTTAGGGTTTCATCAGGTTATAGGATTAGGATTTATGATTTTTATCTTAGGATTAATCCCTGTGGCTGGTGTAATAATTTCACTTATTCCCTTATCAATTATCGCATTTAAATTGGGTGGATTTTTAAAAATACTTTATGTAATTGGTATGATAGTATTATTGCATGCCATTGAAGCCTATTTTTTAAATCCAAAATTAATGTCCATAAAAACCAAGCTGCCAGTATTTTTCACCTTCGTAGTTTTATTGCTCTCTGAGCATTTTATGGGTGTATGGGGGCTATTGTTTGGAATTCCGCTATTTCTATTTATGCTTGATTTACTTGACGTAGAAGAATCAGATAATAGCTAATTATAAACAGTGTCTGAATTTAATAAGAAGATGTCTCAGCAGCTTGAGGCATCTTCTTATTAGTGTACTTAGTTTATAATATTAATTTTCCGGCTGAATGGAAGATAGTTTATGTGAGTCCAATTACCCTCCAGGACTATGGTCGCTATATTATCCTTAGAATCTACACTCTCAACTTCCTTTGTTTCAGGCAATTCAGCTAGTTCTTGGAAATCATTTGGTTTATCCAATTCATCAATTTCTGGGAATTCAACTAGCCTTACATCATCATTAACGTCATCATCGTTAAGAGCAGCATTTTCGGAGAGTTGGGGGATTATATCTTCTTCTCCTTCTTCGGCTTCGCTGTCAATTTCAAAAGTCTCCCCATTAGTGTATAGGATTATAACCTTTTCAATTTCAAGCTCATTTTGTAATGCATCATTAAGTACTTCTAAGATTTTAATTTTATTCATCTAAAGCATCCTTTCTAATCGAAAATAATCTGAAATGAATCTGAACAAAGTTCAGTTGCCAATTATATAAGTTATTATATGATCACTTCTTAAAATGTGTATTTGAATGTTAATAATATAAGCTCGGCGTGAAGAGAGTGGCCGTCTTAACTAACAAGCATATATTTGTATAATATTGAAAGGTGTTGCTGCATGGAAAGAATCAGTAAAACCATAACTGCCTATGACAACAACTGTGTTGCCTTCAATGACAAATTTATCGACTATCTACCTTACCAAAAAATGATTAGAGAGTTTATTAATTTACTTGAGCCAGGAATAAAAGTTTTGGATCTGGGGTGTGGACCAGGTAATGTCGCGAGACAGTTAATGTTAGCCGGTAAAAATTTTACGCTTAAAGGAATTGATCTTTCCGAGGAAATGATCAAACTAGCCCAAAAGAATGCTCCGGCAGGAGATTTTAGTTGTCAAGATATACGAGACATTAGTTTTAATGCCGAATCATTTGATGCGGTATTCTTATCATTTTGTATAGTTCATTTAAATCAAACAGAAGTGCTTTCCCTTCTGCAAAAGGTTTCGAACTATTTAAAGGGGGAAGGTAAACTATATTTAAGCTTTATGGAAGGGAAAAAGGATGGTTTTGAGAAAACCAGTTTTTCTAAGGAGGAAATATACTATTTTTATCATTCCGCCAAAAGTGTCAAGAAAATATTAGAAGATAATCACTTGTCTATCATTGAGATCAAAGAGCAAGACTATCCGGAGAACGATGGGTCAATCACTACAGACGTATTTATTTTTGCGAAAAAGCAATTTACTTCCAATGGTACTTGTACCTGAAATCTCGCGAAGAGACCTCTTACCCGTCTTTTAAAAATTGATTGGTTCTTCCCATTTTATAGGCAAGTTGAATCATCTCTTTTTCTTCTGTGGTTATTTTGCGGGCATACATTTTTTCAAATTGCTGAAGAAGTTTATCCGTGTCTATCACTCTTGATGGGCGTTTTGCTCTAATTGTCCTGTAGGATGGGTCATAGGGCTTGGGTTGAATTGAAGAATTGTATACTATTTTGAATATTTCAGCCGTATAAAAGGCATCATGAAGGGCATTGTGAAATGCATTTGTTATTGGAATATGGAGCAACTCTACTGCATGTTGAAGACGTAATAAGTTTTTTTGAGAAAGATTGAAATGCGTGGAGACATAGGGTTGTATGTTAATAACCCTTTGGGGTAAAAACCTGGGGCTTAATTGCTGGGCTTCGACATTTCTGAATAGTTCTGTTATATCAGACATGCCCCAAGTACAGAATATTGAATCCCTCTCCTTGGTAAACGCTGTATAAGCCTTATAAATCTCCGAAAAGGGTTCTTCAGTTAAAAGCTGCTCAGTGGTAATACCGGTTAAATCTGTGACAAATGGGTTAATTCTGGTGTAGAAGGTTGGCTTGACGTAACGGTTAAAAGTGCCTACAGTGTTAAGTTCCAAGTCTAATTTGATGGCACCAATTTGAATGATTTCAAAGGGATAGGGAGATCCTTTACCATCAAAGTTCTGTAAAGAAGCAACGTCTTGATTAAATTCTAAATCAAATATAATGAAATACATATTATAACTCCTCGTAATTCACCTGATTTCTTTATTTTTGGCTGGATATAAGGATGCTATCCGCACCTAAATAAAGGTTTTTTCGGTAAGTAATTTAATAAGAAAAAAACCAGTAGTAACCGGATTTTTATCCCGTAACTGCTGGTTATCTTTATTTGGTTCAGTACTTATCTAGCTAATTTAAGCGCGTTTTTAGTAATTGGTTGCATACCAATTAGTAAGCACTAAAGAGTAATCAGTATAATATAAGTTAATAGTTCATCCCGATCATTCTGCCGGCATTTGTGGTTAGTACTTCATCATTGGCAAGAACGATATGCCCATTAATTATTGTATAGTTGATACCGGTGGGATGCTGAGCAGGGTTGGTGTAGTCTTCCTGGGCTGCAATATTATGGGAATCAAAAATTACCAGATCGGCCATATAGCCTTTTTTGATAAATCCTCTGTCTCGCAAATTCAAACGTAGTGCCGGGTCTCCGGTAATTCTCTTAACCCCTTCAGCCCAGGTCATTGTGTTTTTATCCCGGACATACTCCCCTAAGAATTTAGGGTATGTGCCAAATAAACGAGGGTGGGGCTTACCGGTAGGAATACCGTCGGAGCCAATTTGACATAATGGATGCTTGAGTAGAGCAATAATATCCTCTTCAGAGAATAGGTTCTTCATGACCATAGAACAACGACATTCCTCGCTGATTAATAGGTCAGCAATAGAGTCAATGATTTGGCTGTTTAGTTGAGAATCCGGCAAGCTTTTTTGGGGGGCTAATTGATCTGCAGTTAAGCCCTCTGCCCATTTATTTTGGGGCTTACTGACAGAGCTGATCATAATATTTGACCAGCCAACCATACCGACAAAGTTATCCCAGCCGGAATAGTCGGGGCCTTGACCCTGGAGGTCATTCTTTAGTTTAGCCCTTAGTTGGGGGTCTTTTAAGCGACGAATGATTTCCGTGCTGCCGCCTTCTTTAGCCCAGGGAGGTAAGGTCTGAGATAAGAGGGTACTGCCGGCAGTATAAGGGTGTTCATCAAAGGTTACATCCACACCATCCATCCTGGCTTTTTCTACCATCTCAATCAATTCTTCGGCGGTTATGCCAAAATCTCGATTGGCATAGGAACGCATATGAGAAATCTGCAACTTAACTCCGGATTCCTTGGCGACAGAAATTGCTTCTGACATTCCTTCTCGAACCTGTCGAGAGTGACTGCGGATATGAATCATCATAATCCCCTGATAAGCTGCAACCACCGAACTCAGAGCAATTAGTTCTTCTTTAGGAGCAAACATCCCGGGGAGATATGCTAAGCCATAGGATATCCCTAAAGCTCCATGAGCCATTGCATCCTCAACAATCCCGCTCATGGCTTCGATTTCTTTTGTGGAAGGCTTCACATTATTTAAGCCAAGAATTTGAGCTCGAACTGCTCCGTGACCAATTAAGGCTGCGAAGTTGTTAAGTTTTTCTGCTTGATCAAGTTGCCTATAAAACATAGAAAAGTCTTGCCAATCCCAGGTTAGCGGTCCGGGGCCTAAGATTGGGATAAGATAATTGCGCCAATCCTCCATTCTTTGGAGGTGGGGGGCCGAGCCCAAGCCACATTGGCCGATAATCTCAGTGGTTACTCCTTGTCTGATTCTGCTCTCCCGAATTGAATCAGACATAAAGGGTACTAAGTCGCAATGACTATGAACGTCTATGAACCCCGGAGTTACTATTTTATTCGTCGCGTCAATAATCCTTGAGGCCTCTGCAGACAGGTCAGGGGCTATTTCTACAATCAGGCCATCCTGTATCCCCACATCACTTCGATAGGGGGGAGTACCTGTACCATCTACTATTAAACCACCGGTAATTACTGTATCAAACATTTTAAACAGACCTTTCTTAGTTTCAGGATTTACTTATTGTGATCATTTTACCAACAAATTAATTCTTTGCTAAAAACTATTTAGAAAAAGCGGCTTAGAAATAAATTTCCATGCACCCCTTTCTCTTGAATGTGAAAGCGGTACATGGATTAATCAATACTTATCCATCTTTGTTAGCTTAACAAATCTAGTTGAACAGGTAAAGTTTTTAAGGATTAAGCGTTAAACTTTTTTTCTCTTCTAGAGAGCTTAGATCATTAGCTTTTATTTTTCCTTTTGAGACGGTGTACAATGTATCTCCGATATAAAGAACTCGTTCAATTTCCTTAGTTCCATAATAATGCTGACCGGCTTTCAGTAAATCTGGCTTATCAAGATGAGTTGTTTTACCCCTTAGGGTGAAACCGCTATGCAAATCAAAATTATAGACATAGGCCCCCTGGAAGGCAAATGAGCCATATTGGGGAACCCCGGAAGGACTTTTGACAGGGTTTTTAACCTCCATCACCGTGACGGGGAAGGATAGTAGCTTTTTCTCTTGGTCGAAAAGCAAAGCTTTATGATTATGGAGTACTTCTGAATCAGTCCCACGGTCGCCGATTGTGGTTTTATACATTTCCACAGGCTTGGTTACATCGGTAACATCAAAGACAGCTAGTTTCATCCCTTGGTAGTAAGCATTGGAACCCACGGGGGAACCGGGAAGAATCCCTTGATTATTATTGGTGGGACTTAGCTCTATGGTTTCTTTACCAAAGCCTATAATATGATTCTCATCATAAGGATGGAGGTAATCACTGTAGCCCGGAATTTTTAAAGCACCTAAGATTTGGGGAGCGGAGGGATCCTTAAGATCCAGGACAAAAAAGGGATCAACATTCTTAAAGGTCACCATATAGCCGCGATCCCCCATAAAACGAACCGAGTAAATCCTTTCACCGGGAGCTATATCCTCAAGCTTACCCATTAATTGGAGGTCTGGGCCTAAGATATAAACATTGTTCTTTGAAGTGTTTTCATCGGAGCGCCAGGTCTCTCCTGTGGTAGTAGCAATCCTAAAGCAGTTATTGTATTCGTCCAGGGAAAATTGATTGAGAATGTTTCCGGGCACGGTTCCTTTAGCTTGCAAATCAATTCCGCCTTGATCGAGACTGAACCTGTACACAGCTGTAGCCATGCTATAGGGACTAGGGATTATTTGCTTCTTCGGAGTGGTTCCGGGGGTATCCTGTTCAGCCCGCTCATATTGAGTGACAGCGATATAGAGATTAGTGGGGGATGCATAGACATTCTGCCCGGAACCCAGGAAGGTTTGCACCTGCATTTCTTGCTGGGCTTGATCAAGATTAAGACTGGCGATCATAAGGTAGTTGGGTTCTATACAGTCTGGAAAGTAACGGATTTTGGCGTAATCCAGATTGATAAATTCATTTTTTAGAGCTGTATCACGATAACTGGGTAAAGTAGGTTCCATTTCTGAGTTCATGATTCGATATAAGTCTAGATACTTGTTAGCTATTAAGTATAAATTTGAACCGATCTTTCGAGAAGAGACATAATCACCGTCAAGCTCGACCTCCCGAAGTTTGGTTATATTAGCTTTATCGGCTAGGTTATAGATAATCACCTTAGTCGTAGATTTGTGGATTACCGGCGGATAGATCATAGCCTTGGATTGATCTTTTTCTGTAGCTGAGGGCTGGGTTTCCGGATAGATGGCATTGCCTAACACAACCAGATACTGATTGTCAACATATAATTCCTGGGGTGAAAATTCGTTTTCATCAAAACTGATTCGTTTTACAATGTGCATTTGATCGGAGGGGTCTGCCTGAATGACGAGAAGTTCCTGGTTGTTCACTTGGTAGAGATAGGTACCATCACTTTTGACAATATCAGCTTCATCAACCTCTGCTACTTGAAGGTTGGTCGAGGAGTAGTTTTTGCTTTCCTTAGATGTAATTCCTGAATTAGTCGGAGAAGCCTGATCTACTGGTGGAGCAGCAGCTGACTTCGTCATTCCATCAAGGGCAATTGCCCCCATCAGCACACCTTGTCCCCTTAATCCTCTGGAATTCTCGGCATCTTTCAGGATACTGCGTAGATTATCCAGGGAGCCAAGCACAGGTAGACTAAGGTGCTCGGGTTGGGCTTGCTCTGGTTCCTGGGCAATACTTTGCTTGGGCGGTTCATTTAGGCCAGTCATGATAATCATACCTGTGAAAACTGCCAGTACAGCAAGAGAGTACCATAGTTTTCTTTTCACGAATAAATCCCCCCAGTTATAGATTTGATATGTAGCCTTAATTAAATAGACGAATGAAGGACTATATATCTGACGAATAGTTGTTTAAGAACAAGTTGAATCTTATAAAACTATTTGTCATCCATGCTGGTGCGTTGTTTAACTTAAGACAGACAAGCCGGCGTTAGTCTCCTCCGCCACAACCTCCTGAATCGCACCCTCCGGAGTCACACCCATCTGAAGAATCACATCCGCCGTGGTCGCAGGAAGAATAATCAGAGTCATTGTAATCATGGCCATCAGAGAACGTGTGATAATTTGAATGAGAAATAGAGTTTGATCTGTGCTGAGAGGAGGAGGAGTGAGGAGCTCGAAATAGGGCAACAGCGATAAAGACAATAAAAATGGTCAGGAAAATTCCCAAAATACTTCACCTTCCTTATATAAAAAGAGACCGTCTAAACTTGACGGGCTCTTTTAAATCCTTCACTAGAAGGAATGGCTATTCAACCTTTTTAAAGATTGACCAAGGAGTATCAACTGCCAGGCCATCTTCTAACATCTTTTGTACGGTTCCCGGAATATAGAAACCAGCGGTTTCTGTTTTAAATAAGCACTCTTCTAAGGAGATTTCTTCCCATGTGTCTTCACCTTTTAGTTGTGTTACAAATTTCATATGACTAATCCTCCATCATCGAATTTTAAAGTCAAACTTATTATAGCAGGAAATAGAGCTCAAATAAATAATAAATCCTCATTTCTAACCTTTTTAAAAGGACAACTAGATAGAGAAGGATAAATGGCTTTACTCCAGGAATATTCAAGTATTAATTTTGTAAAATTACGGAAATAGTATTAGGTTTTGCAGGATATGAGTAATACATAGGGAACTCATTTATAGGTTTTTCTTTTGAGTATTGCATGGATATGCGATTGGATTTAAAGGAGAGTGTAAAATGACTAAGTTAAAAGTGACAATCTTAGTTGAAAACACTGTTGGGGTCCCCTTAGGGCTGTTAGGGGAATGGGGGTTGTCCATGCTCTTAGATTTTGGAGATGAGAAGATCCTGTTTGATGCGGGAGAGCAAGGGAACCTTGTTAACAATGCCCAAATTCTGGGCCATGATCTGCGCCAAGTTGATAAGGTAGTCTTAAGTCATGGACACTATGATCACACGGGAGGACTCTATAAGTTATTACAATATAAAGGGGCAACATCTGTCTACGCGCATCCGAATTTATTTGCAAGCCACTTAGCTAAAGTTTCCGATATTCAACCAAACCGCTATATCGGTGTTCCTTATTGTCAGCAGCAATTAGAAAGCTTAGGTGCCAGGTTTCACTGGCATAATGAACCCTTTGAATTGAGGCCGGGGCTGTGGTTAAGTGGGGAAATTCTGCGAGAATCATCCTTTGAGCACATAGATGAGCATTTGGTTGAATTGGCAGGGGAGCAGGTTGTTCAAGACAGCCTTAAAGATGATTTAAGCATGTTTTATATGACGGATCAAGGTTTAATCATCCTGCTGGGCTGTGCTCATTCCGGACTGGTTAACATTGTAGAGCAGGCCAGGCAGGTTACTAAAGAAAGTAAAGTGAGAGGGATTATTGGCGGAACTCATCTTGGACCAGCTTCCTCGGATCAACGGCAGCAAACCATTGACTATCTTAAAAGCCTTGATCTTGAGTGCCTGGCACCCAATCATTGTACAGGGTCTGCTATGTTGACTATGTTGGCTGCGGAGTTTCCAAAAGCCTTTAGATGGGCCATGGCTGGGTCTGCTTTAGAATTTTGATAACGGGGAGGATACCTGCGTGTCTATACCTACTTCGCGGACTAAAGAGTCAGCCGTTATTTTGATTGATGAACAACTGTGTATAGGCTGTGGTTTATGTGTTGAAGTATGCAAGGGATTTAATCTCTCTCTGCAAAAGGGTAAGGTTATCAGTATAAATTCAGTTTATGGATGTATTGCCTGCGGACATTGTATGGCAATTTGTCCTAAAGAAGCTATTAAAATTGATGGCCGCTGTTTGTCTTCCGAGGACTTATTCAGCCTGCCCCAAAAAACAAACTCCTCAGCCTATGAGGAAGTGTTAAACCTATTTCAGCGGCGACGAAGTATTCGTGAGTTTAAAGCTGTACCTGTAGAAAAAGAGATCCTGGAAAAAGTCATAGAAGCAGCTCAAACATGCCCGATGGGTCTACCTCCTTCGGATGTAAACCTAATAGTCTTCAATAGTCCGGCAAAGGTGCGTAAATTTGCTGAGGACTTTTGTGATTATTTAAAAGGAATAAAATGGCTGGTATCTGAATGGTTTTTAAGGCTGATGCGTCCGTTTTGGGGAAAGGCCAACGACGAATTATTCAAAGGATTTGTTCGACCTACCATTGACTTGTACTTAGACAATATGGAAAAGGGCATCAACCTGGTTAATTATGATGCCCCTGCTGCCCTCTACTTTTATGGCTCTCCTTATTCTGACCCCGCCGATCCCATAGTTGCAGCTACCTATGCTATGATTGCCGCTGAATCCCTAGGATTGGGGACATGTATGTTAGGAGCTGTTCATCCCTTAATTCAAAACGGTAAGGCTGCCCGAAAATTTAGAGAAAGCTATGGTATTCGCTATAAAAGCCGTGAAGGATTATTTGTCATCATAGGCTATCCGAAAGTTGAGTACCACAATGGAATTCGCCGGACCTTTGCTTCAATAGATGTCAGGTGATGAAGATTATCTTCAATCAACAAAAATTCCTTGTTCCGGGACGGCGATTTCCTCAAAGTGATGAGTCAGCATATCTAAATGCCGAGTCAACTCTGCACCCTTCATTGGCTGACC comes from Desulfosporosinus meridiei DSM 13257 and encodes:
- a CDS encoding beta-propeller domain-containing protein: MKRKLWYSLAVLAVFTGMIIMTGLNEPPKQSIAQEPEQAQPEHLSLPVLGSLDNLRSILKDAENSRGLRGQGVLMGAIALDGMTKSAAAPPVDQASPTNSGITSKESKNYSSTNLQVAEVDEADIVKSDGTYLYQVNNQELLVIQADPSDQMHIVKRISFDENEFSPQELYVDNQYLVVLGNAIYPETQPSATEKDQSKAMIYPPVIHKSTTKVIIYNLADKANITKLREVELDGDYVSSRKIGSNLYLIANKYLDLYRIMNSEMEPTLPSYRDTALKNEFINLDYAKIRYFPDCIEPNYLMIASLNLDQAQQEMQVQTFLGSGQNVYASPTNLYIAVTQYERAEQDTPGTTPKKQIIPSPYSMATAVYRFSLDQGGIDLQAKGTVPGNILNQFSLDEYNNCFRIATTTGETWRSDENTSKNNVYILGPDLQLMGKLEDIAPGERIYSVRFMGDRGYMVTFKNVDPFFVLDLKDPSAPQILGALKIPGYSDYLHPYDENHIIGFGKETIELSPTNNNQGILPGSPVGSNAYYQGMKLAVFDVTDVTKPVEMYKTTIGDRGTDSEVLHNHKALLFDQEKKLLSFPVTVMEVKNPVKSPSGVPQYGSFAFQGAYVYNFDLHSGFTLRGKTTHLDKPDLLKAGQHYYGTKEIERVLYIGDTLYTVSKGKIKANDLSSLEEKKSLTLNP
- a CDS encoding SDR family NAD(P)-dependent oxidoreductase; this encodes MKNKTALITGGGTGIGRAIALLLAKEGVNIAINYSRSEEDAIKTCQEIEKLGVRSLYYKADVSKDEEVRAMVDKVVTEFGTLDILVNNAGMTHFVEHSDLEGMKDEYWDDIFGVNVKGMFFCCRAAAAELKKSKGCVINITSIAGLTGLGSSIAYSASKAAATSVTKSLARVLAPEVRVNAVAPGIVQTRWVEGKDEHITRLAAGTPLGRVAEPEDIAEVVYALIAQAGFVTGQTIVVDGGNFI
- a CDS encoding 3'-5' exonuclease, which produces MYFIIFDLEFNQDVASLQNFDGKGSPYPFEIIQIGAIKLDLELNTVGTFNRYVKPTFYTRINPFVTDLTGITTEQLLTEEPFSEIYKAYTAFTKERDSIFCTWGMSDITELFRNVEAQQLSPRFLPQRVINIQPYVSTHFNLSQKNLLRLQHAVELLHIPITNAFHNALHDAFYTAEIFKIVYNSSIQPKPYDPSYRTIRAKRPSRVIDTDKLLQQFEKMYARKITTEEKEMIQLAYKMGRTNQFLKDG
- a CDS encoding MBL fold metallo-hydrolase, giving the protein MTKLKVTILVENTVGVPLGLLGEWGLSMLLDFGDEKILFDAGEQGNLVNNAQILGHDLRQVDKVVLSHGHYDHTGGLYKLLQYKGATSVYAHPNLFASHLAKVSDIQPNRYIGVPYCQQQLESLGARFHWHNEPFELRPGLWLSGEILRESSFEHIDEHLVELAGEQVVQDSLKDDLSMFYMTDQGLIILLGCAHSGLVNIVEQARQVTKESKVRGIIGGTHLGPASSDQRQQTIDYLKSLDLECLAPNHCTGSAMLTMLAAEFPKAFRWAMAGSALEF
- a CDS encoding nitroreductase family protein: MSIPTSRTKESAVILIDEQLCIGCGLCVEVCKGFNLSLQKGKVISINSVYGCIACGHCMAICPKEAIKIDGRCLSSEDLFSLPQKTNSSAYEEVLNLFQRRRSIREFKAVPVEKEILEKVIEAAQTCPMGLPPSDVNLIVFNSPAKVRKFAEDFCDYLKGIKWLVSEWFLRLMRPFWGKANDELFKGFVRPTIDLYLDNMEKGINLVNYDAPAALYFYGSPYSDPADPIVAATYAMIAAESLGLGTCMLGAVHPLIQNGKAARKFRESYGIRYKSREGLFVIIGYPKVEYHNGIRRTFASIDVR
- a CDS encoding aspartyl-phosphate phosphatase Spo0E family protein; protein product: MSHTINDLIKQIEKLRVDLIKVKEGRAYTDPEVIAVSQALDEVLDEYQKLMLKNKTK
- a CDS encoding class I SAM-dependent methyltransferase; protein product: MERISKTITAYDNNCVAFNDKFIDYLPYQKMIREFINLLEPGIKVLDLGCGPGNVARQLMLAGKNFTLKGIDLSEEMIKLAQKNAPAGDFSCQDIRDISFNAESFDAVFLSFCIVHLNQTEVLSLLQKVSNYLKGEGKLYLSFMEGKKDGFEKTSFSKEEIYYFYHSAKSVKKILEDNHLSIIEIKEQDYPENDGSITTDVFIFAKKQFTSNGTCT
- a CDS encoding AI-2E family transporter, whose product is MKFQNFLESNLFKKGLSLLLLFAIIIGVRPMMNLLLLTFMFSFILYGIQNYIFSKIVKLIPINRTWVTVVVFSFVASSIIFGIYRYIPILTKQLMFIGVQLSNFDINNYEDAINPQLREAISTSIQSYVVEGGTFLIHSVTNIWNFSLNIFIALILSLFLILEKDKTIRFLNKFESSKASFVYMYYKKLGQNFVNSFAKVMETQILISFINSILSAIFLSLLGFHQVIGLGFMIFILGLIPVAGVIISLIPLSIIAFKLGGFLKILYVIGMIVLLHAIEAYFLNPKLMSIKTKLPVFFTFVVLLLSEHFMGVWGLLFGIPLFLFMLDLLDVEESDNS
- a CDS encoding N-acyl-D-amino-acid deacylase family protein, whose amino-acid sequence is MFDTVITGGLIVDGTGTPPYRSDVGIQDGLIVEIAPDLSAEASRIIDATNKIVTPGFIDVHSHCDLVPFMSDSIRESRIRQGVTTEIIGQCGLGSAPHLQRMEDWRNYLIPILGPGPLTWDWQDFSMFYRQLDQAEKLNNFAALIGHGAVRAQILGLNNVKPSTKEIEAMSGIVEDAMAHGALGISYGLAYLPGMFAPKEELIALSSVVAAYQGIMMIHIRSHSRQVREGMSEAISVAKESGVKLQISHMRSYANRDFGITAEELIEMVEKARMDGVDVTFDEHPYTAGSTLLSQTLPPWAKEGGSTEIIRRLKDPQLRAKLKNDLQGQGPDYSGWDNFVGMVGWSNIMISSVSKPQNKWAEGLTADQLAPQKSLPDSQLNSQIIDSIADLLISEECRCSMVMKNLFSEEDIIALLKHPLCQIGSDGIPTGKPHPRLFGTYPKFLGEYVRDKNTMTWAEGVKRITGDPALRLNLRDRGFIKKGYMADLVIFDSHNIAAQEDYTNPAQHPTGINYTIINGHIVLANDEVLTTNAGRMIGMNY